A genomic stretch from Gammaproteobacteria bacterium includes:
- a CDS encoding type II toxin-antitoxin system Phd/YefM family antitoxin → MKIPTDIKPISFLKSKAAAMLKQANETHRPIIITQNGEPRAVLQDPESYESMRSAIESMKLLLTRQS, encoded by the coding sequence GTGAAAATTCCCACTGATATCAAGCCAATATCATTTCTGAAGTCCAAAGCTGCTGCTATGTTGAAGCAGGCAAATGAAACTCACCGGCCCATCATCATTACACAAAACGGTGAACCGAGAGCCGTACTCCAAGATCCCGAAAGTTACGAAAGCATGCGTAGCGCCATAGAGTCAATGAAATTATTATTAACCCGGCAATCCTAA
- a CDS encoding SLC13 family permease, with protein sequence MGWEAWLTLAVIGACLWALATGRLAPDVILVGGVMVLLLAKVITPAQALGGLANEGMVTVGLLYIVAAGLQETGAVQWVVGSLFGRPRSLGHAQLRLMVPVAAMSAFLNNTPVVAMMIPAVRDWAKKYQISPSKLMMPLSYAAIVGGACTLIGTSTNLVINGLWTAHHGPSLGLFEIAWVGVPGVFLVIAMVLWLGRWFLPERQSAISKLDNARNYIVEMIVEPGSPLRGKSIEQAGLRHLPGMYLIEIERQGHSLPAVSPQERLAEHDRLIFAGVVESVVDLHKFRGLAPATDQVFKLNSPRSERCLVEAVVSDSCPLVGKTIREGRFRTVYNAAVIAVARNGERVQQKIGDIELRPGDTLLLEANPGFVARQRNSRDFFLVSQVEDSTPPRHDKARTALAILCAMVTAAAAGWLSMLEAAMVAAGLMVASKCIGLATARRAVDWQVLIVIAASFGLGAAMEATGAAAAIARQVIALAAGEPWLTLALTFVIAAVFTALVTNNAAAVLMFPIVLQAADSLGVSPLPFVITLMVAASASFATPIGYQTNLMVYGPGGYRFSDYFKMGIPITVATGLLTLLIAPWIWPF encoded by the coding sequence TTGGGCTGGGAAGCCTGGCTCACCCTTGCCGTCATCGGTGCCTGCCTGTGGGCCCTGGCCACTGGCCGCCTGGCGCCCGACGTGATCCTGGTGGGGGGCGTCATGGTGCTGTTGCTGGCCAAGGTCATCACGCCGGCGCAGGCCCTGGGAGGGCTGGCCAACGAGGGCATGGTCACCGTGGGCCTGCTCTATATCGTGGCCGCGGGCCTGCAGGAAACGGGCGCCGTGCAGTGGGTGGTGGGCTCCCTGTTCGGCCGGCCCCGGTCGCTGGGCCACGCCCAACTGCGGCTGATGGTGCCGGTGGCGGCCATGAGCGCCTTTCTCAACAACACCCCGGTGGTCGCCATGATGATTCCCGCGGTGCGCGACTGGGCCAAGAAATACCAGATCTCCCCGTCCAAGCTCATGATGCCGCTCAGCTATGCCGCTATCGTCGGCGGTGCCTGCACCCTCATCGGCACCAGCACCAACCTGGTGATCAACGGTCTGTGGACCGCTCATCACGGACCCAGCCTGGGGCTGTTCGAGATCGCCTGGGTGGGGGTGCCCGGCGTGTTTCTTGTCATCGCCATGGTGCTGTGGCTGGGCCGTTGGTTTCTGCCCGAGCGCCAGTCCGCCATCAGCAAGCTGGACAATGCCCGCAACTACATCGTGGAGATGATCGTGGAGCCCGGCAGCCCCTTAAGGGGCAAAAGCATCGAACAGGCGGGACTGCGGCATTTGCCGGGCATGTACCTGATTGAGATCGAACGCCAGGGCCACAGCCTGCCGGCCGTGTCGCCCCAGGAAAGGCTGGCCGAGCACGACCGCCTGATTTTTGCCGGCGTGGTGGAATCGGTGGTGGACCTGCACAAATTCCGCGGCCTGGCGCCTGCCACCGATCAGGTGTTCAAGCTTAACTCTCCCCGCAGCGAGCGCTGTCTGGTGGAGGCCGTGGTCTCCGACAGTTGTCCCTTGGTGGGCAAGACCATCCGCGAGGGGCGCTTTCGCACTGTATACAACGCGGCGGTGATCGCGGTGGCCCGCAATGGTGAGCGGGTCCAGCAGAAAATCGGCGATATTGAACTGCGGCCCGGCGATACCCTGTTGCTGGAAGCCAACCCCGGCTTCGTCGCCCGCCAGCGCAACTCCCGCGATTTTTTCCTGGTGAGCCAGGTGGAAGATTCCACCCCGCCCCGCCACGACAAGGCCAGGACGGCTTTGGCGATCTTGTGCGCCATGGTCACCGCCGCTGCGGCCGGCTGGCTGAGCATGCTGGAGGCGGCCATGGTGGCGGCCGGTCTGATGGTGGCCAGCAAGTGCATTGGCCTGGCCACCGCCCGGCGCGCCGTGGACTGGCAGGTGCTCATCGTCATCGCCGCCTCTTTCGGTCTGGGGGCCGCCATGGAGGCCACCGGCGCCGCCGCTGCCATCGCCCGGCAGGTCATCGCCCTGGCCGCCGGGGAGCCCTGGCTCACCCTGGCCCTCACCTTTGTCATCGCCGCCGTGTTCACCGCCCTGGTTACCAACAACGCCGCCGCGGTGTTGATGTTCCCCATTGTCCTGCAGGCGGCGGACAGCCTGGGAGTGAGTCCGCTGCCTTTTGTCATCACCCTGATGGTGGCCGCCTCGGCCAGCTTCGCCACCCCCATCGGTTACCAGACCAACCTCATGGTCTACGGCCCGGGGGGCTACCGCTTCAGCGATTACTTCAAAATGGGCATCCCCATTACCGTGGCCACAGGTCTGCTTACCCTTCTCATTGCTCCTTGGATCTGGCCCTTTTGA
- a CDS encoding phosphate/phosphite/phosphonate ABC transporter substrate-binding protein, with amino-acid sequence MFRFAVWLPAAVFVLTGVVSSPAVIADNLYRFGVVPQQAAAKLARLWGPVMEYLSAKSGLNIQFATAPHITEFEHRLEQGRYDFAYMNPAVFADPHRATAYHAIARDVGNRLQGVVVVRKDSPVRTVAELDGLTLAFPSSTAFAASLVPRAELKARGVRVTPRYVRSHDSVYYAVARGLYPAGGGVRRTLESVAPDIRAALRVLYVTQSYTPHAFAVHERVSPADAGRVQQALMEMAGDPQGRVLLQTLHMKRLGVARDQDWDDVRALDFSSLDAGAR; translated from the coding sequence ATGTTCCGTTTTGCTGTGTGGCTGCCGGCGGCCGTTTTCGTGCTGACGGGTGTTGTGTCCAGCCCGGCAGTTATTGCGGACAATCTGTACCGTTTTGGTGTGGTGCCCCAGCAGGCGGCGGCCAAGCTGGCCCGTTTGTGGGGGCCGGTGATGGAGTATCTGTCCGCAAAGAGCGGTTTGAACATTCAGTTCGCAACCGCACCCCATATCACAGAGTTTGAACACCGGCTTGAACAGGGCCGTTACGATTTCGCCTACATGAACCCGGCGGTGTTCGCCGATCCCCACCGTGCCACCGCCTATCACGCCATTGCCCGCGATGTGGGCAACCGTCTGCAAGGCGTTGTCGTTGTGCGCAAGGACAGTCCCGTGCGCACAGTGGCGGAGCTGGACGGCCTCACCCTGGCCTTTCCCTCTTCCACCGCCTTTGCCGCCAGTCTGGTGCCCCGCGCTGAACTCAAGGCCCGGGGCGTTCGGGTCACGCCCAGGTATGTGCGGTCCCACGATTCGGTGTACTACGCCGTGGCGCGGGGCTTGTATCCGGCCGGCGGCGGGGTGCGCCGCACCCTGGAGAGCGTGGCGCCGGACATTCGGGCGGCGCTGCGTGTGCTCTATGTGACGCAAAGCTACACGCCCCACGCCTTCGCCGTCCACGAGCGGGTCAGCCCTGCTGATGCCGGCCGGGTGCAGCAGGCCCTGATGGAGATGGCCGGGGATCCCCAAGGCCGGGTGTTGCTGCAAACGCTGCACATGAAGCGCCTGGGTGTGGCCCGGGATCAGGATTGGGATGACGTGCGGGCGCTGGACTTTTCGTCCCTGGACGCCGGGGCGCGGTGA
- a CDS encoding PAS domain S-box protein — translation MSFRLKTILGVACIEALLLVVLIIGGLTLLQQSNENALAQRASSTAGLFASMAKGPVLAMDLATLDTFVDEALKNEGVVYVRVTGRDGTVLAAKGAGAVLARPFVADLRVDQVSDGVFDTYAEVAEGREVYGRIELGLATAGLQALLAEARRQGVGVAVTELLLSALFSLAFGTYLTRSLRRLTRASTRIAEGEYGVQIEVSGRDEIAATARAFNVMSAQIAVMYRDMERQVAERTAQLSRSEARLRAILDNMGEGVVTVNGDGRIESANPAAEKIFAAAGALENTPAERYMGRLPRLQPPVPCDSGSASTREVPVQRVERAGRRADGTEFPMDLTVTPTAVAGEHLTICLVRDITRRKEAEQHLAEAQQQFLAAAHRAGMAEIATEVLHNIGNIANSLCLSVDEMRALVKNSKLAGLKKANELLTAHKDDLIDFLTRDSKGSKLPEYYIKLGHVVSEEFDKLSAEMEVVTERVSMIKAVISTQQEYARAESFAEELELEPLLDDALRVERMSLEKWGVKVERRIPELPPCRAQKTKLLQVLTNIIKNAKEAMRDNDQYNKPKLLVIEAWAEVDGCVCLSFTDNGCGIEKNTMKEIFQHGFTTREDGHGFGLHYCANAVKEMGGTLQVFSDGPRRGARFELRLAGSRSSAQGPDLKRKAG, via the coding sequence ATGTCCTTTCGCCTGAAAACCATTTTGGGCGTTGCCTGTATCGAGGCGCTGTTGCTGGTGGTGTTGATCATCGGCGGGCTGACCTTGTTGCAGCAATCCAACGAAAACGCCCTGGCGCAGCGTGCTTCGTCCACTGCCGGACTGTTTGCCAGTATGGCCAAGGGCCCCGTTTTGGCCATGGATCTGGCCACTCTCGACACCTTCGTGGACGAAGCCCTGAAGAACGAGGGGGTGGTGTACGTGCGGGTCACCGGCAGGGATGGCACCGTGCTGGCGGCCAAGGGGGCCGGCGCCGTGCTCGCCCGCCCCTTTGTGGCGGACCTGCGGGTCGATCAGGTCAGCGACGGCGTGTTTGACACCTATGCGGAGGTGGCCGAGGGGAGGGAAGTCTACGGTCGCATTGAGCTGGGGCTGGCCACCGCTGGCCTGCAGGCCCTGCTGGCTGAGGCGCGCCGCCAGGGGGTGGGTGTTGCGGTTACCGAGCTTTTGCTCTCAGCCTTGTTTTCCCTGGCTTTTGGCACGTATCTCACCCGCAGCCTGCGCCGCCTGACCCGCGCCTCCACCCGCATTGCCGAGGGGGAATACGGCGTGCAGATCGAGGTCAGCGGCAGGGACGAAATTGCGGCGACGGCGCGGGCGTTCAACGTCATGTCGGCCCAGATCGCCGTCATGTACCGGGACATGGAACGCCAGGTGGCCGAGCGCACCGCCCAACTCAGCCGCAGCGAAGCGCGTCTGCGGGCCATTTTGGACAATATGGGCGAAGGGGTGGTGACAGTGAACGGCGACGGCCGCATCGAGTCCGCCAACCCGGCCGCCGAAAAAATTTTTGCCGCCGCCGGGGCGCTGGAGAACACCCCTGCGGAGCGTTATATGGGCAGGCTGCCCAGGTTGCAGCCGCCGGTGCCGTGTGACAGCGGCAGCGCAAGCACAAGAGAAGTACCGGTGCAGCGGGTGGAGCGCGCCGGCCGGCGTGCGGACGGCACGGAGTTTCCCATGGATCTCACCGTGACGCCTACAGCTGTCGCGGGTGAGCATCTGACAATCTGTCTTGTGCGCGATATCACCCGCAGAAAGGAAGCCGAGCAGCACCTGGCCGAAGCGCAGCAGCAATTCCTTGCCGCCGCCCATCGCGCCGGCATGGCGGAAATTGCCACCGAGGTGTTGCACAACATCGGCAACATCGCCAACAGCCTGTGCCTGTCGGTGGACGAAATGCGGGCCCTGGTCAAAAACAGCAAGCTGGCCGGCCTGAAGAAGGCCAACGAACTGCTGACGGCGCACAAGGATGATCTGATTGATTTCCTCACGCGCGACAGCAAGGGCAGCAAGCTGCCCGAGTATTACATCAAGCTGGGCCACGTCGTCAGTGAGGAGTTCGACAAGCTCAGTGCCGAGATGGAGGTGGTGACGGAGCGCGTCAGCATGATCAAGGCTGTGATCAGCACCCAGCAGGAATACGCCCGGGCGGAATCCTTTGCAGAAGAACTGGAATTGGAGCCTTTGCTCGACGATGCCCTGCGGGTGGAGAGGATGTCGCTGGAGAAATGGGGCGTCAAAGTTGAACGGCGCATTCCGGAGCTGCCGCCCTGCCGGGCGCAAAAAACCAAACTGTTGCAGGTACTGACCAACATCATCAAAAACGCCAAGGAGGCCATGCGCGACAACGACCAGTACAACAAACCGAAACTGCTGGTCATCGAGGCCTGGGCGGAAGTGGATGGTTGCGTTTGTCTCTCCTTTACCGACAACGGTTGTGGCATCGAAAAAAACACCATGAAAGAGATATTCCAGCATGGT